A window of Panicum virgatum strain AP13 chromosome 8K, P.virgatum_v5, whole genome shotgun sequence contains these coding sequences:
- the LOC120644149 gene encoding protein LEAD-SENSITIVE 1-like, with amino-acid sequence MDRGVTVDSSRIERWQLRPGDHIYAWFYKRIIPYAHHGIYESNGKVINFINDAESASSGFSALSSSSSSSSSSSSFPFCSKCRDNMRAGGVVKCCLDCFLEGNNLHLFAYSVPEWFYNLTIIGRVQDTCSMVPEEHPDKVLYVANDLLDHGDFGTYDLVHNNCFHFAFYCKTGRGYVYRLQPEALVDPSTSPPRACTIM; translated from the exons ATGGACAGGGGGGTGACGGTGGACTCAAGCCGTATAGAACGGTGGCAGCTCAGACCCGGCGATCACATCTACGCCTGGTTTTATAAAAGAATCATTCCCTACGCTCATCATG GAATCTACGAAAGCAACGGCAAGGTGATCAACTTCATCAACGATGCGGAGTCTGCTTCCTCTGGCTTTTCggcgttgtcgtcgtcgtcgtcctcctcctcctcgtcctcctctttTCCGTTCTGCTCGAAGTGCCGTGACAATATGCGTGCAGGCGGTGTTGTCAAGTGCTGCCTTGACTGCTTCCTAGAAGGAAATAATCTTCACCTCTTCGCCTACTCGGTGCCTGAGTGGTTCTATAATCTGACCATTATTGGTCGAGTTCAAGACACCTGCTCCATGGTACCTGAAGAGCACCCCGACAAGGTCTTGTACGTGGCCAACGACCTGCTTGACCACGGCGACTTCGGCACTTATGACCTTGTGCACAATAACTGCTTCCACTTTGCCTTTTACTGCAAAACAGGACGCGGTTATGTATATCGTTTACAACCAGAGGCGCTTGTTGACCCCTCGACGTCTCCCCCAAGGGCATGTACAATCATGTAG
- the LOC120644150 gene encoding eukaryotic initiation factor 4A-like, whose product MTRKCRSNLYRTEDFFTSYDEVCESFGDMGLQENLLRGIYAYGFEKPSDIQQRGIVPFCKGLDVIQQAQSGTGKTATFCSGILQQLG is encoded by the exons ATGACAAGAAAATGCAGGAGCAACT TGTACAGGACTGAAGACTTCTTCACTTCATATGATGAAGTTTGTGAAAGTTTTGGCGACATGGGCCTACAAGAGAACCTTCTGAGAGGCATCTATGCCTATG GTTTTGAGAAGCCGTCAGATATTCAACAAAGGGGAATAGTTCCCTTCTGTAAGGGGCTTGATGTGATTCAACAAGCCCAATCTGGAACTGGAAAAACAGCTACCTTTTGTTCCGGAATCTTACAGCAGCTTGGTTAG
- the LOC120644153 gene encoding uncharacterized protein LOC120644153, whose protein sequence is MMKSAVRQQRYRLKQEYFDPFPLRLVTKTSPVKCMTNEQWLQLLESWKSPKKMEMCQKNKDNRGNVKYHHTTGSRAYMVHVENLDDKYNDEEPTALDLFKVCHYSKKKKCYTPAVLEAITWMENKLSTTKEGEEPKSVAHVVADVLAENTKKNQFLQNVGFQNAQLRSSEDTELEAEKRANAELREHVADLKRSQFEMASKLDLLLSQSRPS, encoded by the exons ATGATGAAGTCTGCAGTTCGCCAACAAAGATACAGGCTGAAGCAAGAATATTTTGATCCTTTTCCACTACGTTTGGTTACAAAAACTTCTCCTGTCAAATGCATGACTAATGAACAATGGCTTCAACTTTTAGAATCATGGAAGAGTCCTAAAAAGATG GAGATGTGTCAAAAGAACAAAGATAACCGAGGGAATGTTAAGTACCATCACACAACCGGATCTCGTGCCTACATGGTTCATGTTGAAAATTTG GATGATAAATATAATGATGAAGAACCTACTGCACTTGATTTGTTCAAGGTGTGCCACtacagcaagaaaaaaaaatgctacaCCCCTGCTGTACTTGAGGCTATT ACTTGGATGGAAAACAAGCTATCTACAACAAAAGAAGGTGAAGAACCTAAGTCCGTGGCTCATGTTGTTGCTGATGTGCTTGCTGAGAACACAAAGAAGAATCAGTTCTTGCAGAACGTGGGGTTTCAGAATGCCCAGCTTAGATCTAGTGAAGACACAGAACTGGAAGCGGAGAAAAGGGCCAATGCTGAACTTCGTGAACATGTGGCTGATTTGAAGAGGAGTCAGTTTGAGATGGCATCAAAACTTGATCTTTTGCTTAGTCAAAGTCGACCAAGTTAA